The Acanthopagrus latus isolate v.2019 chromosome 6, fAcaLat1.1, whole genome shotgun sequence genome includes a region encoding these proteins:
- the ldlrad2 gene encoding low-density lipoprotein receptor class A domain-containing protein 2 isoform X2, which translates to MMEVEVEGCWQRVLRLLLLLLLGCMTLHCSAIETVNVVDFCGQTIRGDGMIVNSHQESKKYYFVTMATDCHLTMQASSSKDKVQFHFRFFLVYSLLRVAPLSPAPVFPESPRGSAPLNPRLEPTSGESSGDPCHSGSYVQFYDGRDRSSPPLGPPLCGKSLPRPVLSTGNFLTLRLVTRGTQPRVDFVGDFTSFRLGFNQSECSNEPYFTCRNGKCIPLSLVCDEKGIDNCGDGSDLEENLTTGCKGQLLPPEPPPPIATPPSTFVNPHTVPIPSLNCGMPDTAPSNESVADSPVSLSLLVFYILLGVVAGSVVLCWCCWSPGWFLWRVSICRFLPCCNSACASCQLCAHSCTHSKEHRLAKVTPHIPNNGTSTGAVATNSSADENVTIAAV; encoded by the exons TCAACGTGGTGGACTTCTGTGGCCAGACAATCCGGGGTGACGGCATGATCGTCAACTCACACCAGGAATCCAAAAAGTACTACTTTGTGACTATGGCGACTGATTGTCACCTCACCATGCAGGCCAGCTCCTCCAAAGACAAGGTCCAGTTCCACTTCCGCTTCTTCCTGGTCTACAGTCTGTTACGAGTGGCCCCTTTGAGCCCCGCCCCCGTCTTCCCAGAGTCCCCCCGGGGCTCTGCTCCTCTCAACCCCAGACTGGAGCCCACCTCTGGTGAGAGCTCGGGGGACCCGTGTCATTCTGGCTCATACGTTCAGTTCTATGATGGACGGGACAGGAGCTCACCTCCCCTTGGGCCTCCTCTTTGTGGGAAGAGCTTGCCACGGCCAGTGTTGTCCACAGGAAATTTCCTGACCCTGAGGCTGGTGACCCGGGGGACTCAGCCCAGGGTCGACTTTGTGGGGGACTTCACCTCCTTCAGACTGG GTTTTAACCAATCAGAGTGCAGCAATGAGCCCTATTTCACCTGCAGGAACGGAAAGTGTATCCCTCTCAGTCTGGTGTGTGATGAGAAGGGCATTGACAACTGTGGGGATGGAAGTGACTTGGAGGAAAACCTAACAACAGGTTGTAAAG GTCAGCTTTTACCTCCTGAGCCTCCACCGCCAATAGCAACCCCACCCTCAACTTTTGTGAATCCACACACAGTGCCGATTCCTTCACTGAACTGTGGCATGCCAGACACTGCTCCCAGTAATGAGTCAGTAGCAG ACTCCCCAGTCTCCCTGTCCCTGTTGGTTTTCTACATCCTCCTGGGTGTCGTAGCAGGCAGTGTGGTgctctgctggtgctgctggtcaCCTGGCTGGTTCCTGTGGCGTGTCAGCATCTGTCGCTTCTTACCCTGCTGCAACTCGGCCTGCGCCTCCTGCCAGCTCTGTGCCCACAGCTGCACCCACAGCAAGGAGCACCGACTGGCAAAAGTAACCCCACACATACCCAACAACGGAACATCGACAGGGGCTGTGGCAACAAACAGCAGTGCTGACGAAAATGTTACCATAGCGGCTGTTTAG
- the ldlrad2 gene encoding low-density lipoprotein receptor class A domain-containing protein 2 isoform X1, translating to MMEVEVEGCWQRVLRLLLLLLLGCMTLHCSAIETVNVVDFCGQTIRGDGMIVNSHQESKKYYFVTMATDCHLTMQASSSKDKVQFHFRFFLVYSLLRVAPLSPAPVFPESPRGSAPLNPRLEPTSGESSGDPCHSGSYVQFYDGRDRSSPPLGPPLCGKSLPRPVLSTGNFLTLRLVTRGTQPRVDFVGDFTSFRLGFNQSECSNEPYFTCRNGKCIPLSLVCDEKGIDNCGDGSDLEENLTTGCKAGQLLPPEPPPPIATPPSTFVNPHTVPIPSLNCGMPDTAPSNESVADSPVSLSLLVFYILLGVVAGSVVLCWCCWSPGWFLWRVSICRFLPCCNSACASCQLCAHSCTHSKEHRLAKVTPHIPNNGTSTGAVATNSSADENVTIAAV from the exons TCAACGTGGTGGACTTCTGTGGCCAGACAATCCGGGGTGACGGCATGATCGTCAACTCACACCAGGAATCCAAAAAGTACTACTTTGTGACTATGGCGACTGATTGTCACCTCACCATGCAGGCCAGCTCCTCCAAAGACAAGGTCCAGTTCCACTTCCGCTTCTTCCTGGTCTACAGTCTGTTACGAGTGGCCCCTTTGAGCCCCGCCCCCGTCTTCCCAGAGTCCCCCCGGGGCTCTGCTCCTCTCAACCCCAGACTGGAGCCCACCTCTGGTGAGAGCTCGGGGGACCCGTGTCATTCTGGCTCATACGTTCAGTTCTATGATGGACGGGACAGGAGCTCACCTCCCCTTGGGCCTCCTCTTTGTGGGAAGAGCTTGCCACGGCCAGTGTTGTCCACAGGAAATTTCCTGACCCTGAGGCTGGTGACCCGGGGGACTCAGCCCAGGGTCGACTTTGTGGGGGACTTCACCTCCTTCAGACTGG GTTTTAACCAATCAGAGTGCAGCAATGAGCCCTATTTCACCTGCAGGAACGGAAAGTGTATCCCTCTCAGTCTGGTGTGTGATGAGAAGGGCATTGACAACTGTGGGGATGGAAGTGACTTGGAGGAAAACCTAACAACAGGTTGTAAAG CAGGTCAGCTTTTACCTCCTGAGCCTCCACCGCCAATAGCAACCCCACCCTCAACTTTTGTGAATCCACACACAGTGCCGATTCCTTCACTGAACTGTGGCATGCCAGACACTGCTCCCAGTAATGAGTCAGTAGCAG ACTCCCCAGTCTCCCTGTCCCTGTTGGTTTTCTACATCCTCCTGGGTGTCGTAGCAGGCAGTGTGGTgctctgctggtgctgctggtcaCCTGGCTGGTTCCTGTGGCGTGTCAGCATCTGTCGCTTCTTACCCTGCTGCAACTCGGCCTGCGCCTCCTGCCAGCTCTGTGCCCACAGCTGCACCCACAGCAAGGAGCACCGACTGGCAAAAGTAACCCCACACATACCCAACAACGGAACATCGACAGGGGCTGTGGCAACAAACAGCAGTGCTGACGAAAATGTTACCATAGCGGCTGTTTAG
- the LOC119021299 gene encoding G0/G1 switch protein 2-like, which produces MENMQELIPFAKEMLSQRPSRGLLKVYLVGSVFAVLGTVISLVETVCHPFSSGEMMDPEMVLMLAREQRNVEAEIQRSVGVQEEAEEEGEEELAHENGAITQTMTLSKTHRLSQRSMANRLHAS; this is translated from the coding sequence atggaaaacatgcaGGAGTTGATTCCCTTCGCCAAAGAAATGCTGAGTCAGAGACCCAGCCGCGGTTTGCTGAAGGTCTACCTGGTGGGTTCGGTGTTTGCAGTGCTGGGGACGGTCATCAGCCTGGTTGAGACTGTGTGTCATCCTTTCTCGTCCGGTGAGATGATGGACCCTGAGATGGTCCTCATGTTGGCACGGGAGCAGAGAAATGTTGAGGCTGAGATACAGCGCAGCGTGGGGGtccaggaggaggctgaggaggagggagaggaagagctggCTCATGAAAATGGGGCCataacccaaaccatgacccTCTCCAAGACTCATAGACTCAGCCAACGGAGCATGGCCAACAGGCTGCATGCTTCCTAA